Proteins encoded by one window of Branchiostoma floridae strain S238N-H82 chromosome 6, Bfl_VNyyK, whole genome shotgun sequence:
- the LOC118417086 gene encoding zinc finger protein 423-like isoform X1 produces the protein MSRRKQARPRALKRELENALASGAEGAEEVKEDEGECVNNNNNNGPSNQVQEGSGEQEEEGPSNSMAEKGKEVQENSPRQPSERGSPGCLEEDTRQIYRCDTCGATLATLSDFMDHRNYVCGSADVETMVLRNPWGQAPMEVAEDSLDGVEYLDEELEGVPNGPYPCQFCEKTFSRLTYLKRHEQIHSDKMPFRCEYCLRLFKHKRSRDRHVKLHTGDKKYRCTYCDASFSRSDHLKIHLKTHNSDKPYRCVICNKGYTSAATLAAHAQTHHKVSDAKDEFRCFQCAETFDSASDLQGHVVTHDQGSRPNKKMMMQCNYCAELFGSVEALVQHVEDSHAKDKRNKCPLCSECFVNSEKLHEHMEAHGEDGSIHRCPYCPKQTFPSIAVLEIHLRTMHGDKPVYGHLCQYCNKEYPTLINLANHIKCDHQKEALGTDFSDTRYPCDYCTMDFGSASLLYTHVKFVHSLSKSSLKEDNVVYCPQCTMGFPTMTSFNEHAEEVHGASSLSPIPSSTNSVLSSLLNEGSINLPLEEGLRYPCPYCPEGMNLFSNFDLLRDHVQEQHGTRTQCSPVGSTPPAHTVTNSKDESKKPSPGEAGRKKKTQHSEEKNSIERNGFFCSQCDVSYLTLEAFQTHLKTHLDMLLQKHPCPKCGVEFTSEDQMLQHMLEHFMAVATEYGCQTCEKTFAKADDLQKHLFDIHAHHLYRCSLCKEMFDSKVSIQVHFAIKHSNECRLYKCTKCWGMFPSEGELVAHIKTTHLHSKPFRCIFCQEAFSSDLELQCHVTTHNKQYQCHLCEASFHVQFLLEKHVLEKHSCPMEDGKKGARSEEESESQSSPSTSTKNDSEEATERVSLDEDKLVYKCDVCDGTFTSERKLKNHRWSIHKLKPHHKGNKDLLFRFHCGVCSAAFQSEYGLKKHLNENHQNNTASKVLLEGMKDSLSTGTPPQGSMCFICMQIVMTEEEFVHHCKEHNPDIANESGGFRCVICLQFVPNMAELNHHAAVHLLAAGLGSPTSMAVYICSTCKREFTSRAHLVSTLKSGSPPTYMCTECLKEAIEDNSDESLITDVSPNSPRTVVHCSKCELKFETERELEVHFTSSHPPDKSYQCIKCQKTFATEVEIQIHVTTHMMEEGTVHECSLCRGVYDSPAKLQAHLIEHTFPDKNYQCLICGGRFATAQDIQSHAIDHGPDARKYHCPHCTLTFFFEAELQNHLLSHSEVTPGNFQCLECGQMFNNNVNLSNHLKIHASKDKTLKCSLCPEVFNSTGEMQHHHFSMHSESDLGTAKKSFKCNQCDKVFPCMSNLQGHMRIHTQGKKFPCPECSKVFALARNLTIHMRSHSGEKPYQCPLCEKRFARKENRKVHLKSHSGVKPFMCPHCGKMFSRKCHVKDHMRTHALPTMHQCPACSEAFTMEKNLKRHMKKVHKLEVSEEEDQD, from the exons ACGTAGAGACCATGGTGCTGCGGAACCCCTGGGGACAGGCACCTATGGAGGTGGCGGAGGACAGCCTTGATGGTGTAGAGTACTTGGATGAGGAACTGGAAGGCGTCCCCAACGGCCCTTATCCGTGCCAGTTCTGCGAGAAGACCTTCTCCAGACTCACGTACCTCAAACGACACGAACAGATTCACAGTGACAAAATGCCCTTCAG ATGTGAGTACTGCCTCCGGTTGTTCAAGCACAAGCGCAGTCGTGACCGCCATGTCAAACTTCACACCGGCGATAAAAAGTACCGCTGCACTTACTGTGACGCTTCCTTCTCCCGCAGCGACCACCTCAAGATCCACCTCAAGACCCACAACTCCGACAAGCCCTACCGCTGCGTCATCTGCAACAAGGGGTACACGTCTGCGGCGACATTGGCAGCCCACGCGCAGACGCACCACAAGGTTTCGGACGCGAAGGACGAGTTCCGGTGCTTCCAGTGCGCAGAGACCTTTGACTCGGCGAGCGATCTCCAAGGACACGTCGTCACTCACGACCAGGGTTCCCGTCCGAACAAGAAAATGATGATGCAGTGCAACTACTGTGCAGAGTTGTTTGGCTCCGTGGAAGCACTAGTCCAACACGTGGAGGACAGCCACGCAAAGGACAAGAGAAACAAGTGTCCCCTGTGTTCTGAATGTTTTGTCAACTCGGAGAAGTTGCACGAACACATGGAGGCACACGGAGAGGACGGCTCCATACACCGCTGTCCGTACTGCCCCAAACAGACCTTCCCCAGCATCGCAGTTCTAGAAATACACCTTCGTACCATGCACGGGGACAAACCAGTGTATGGCCACCTCTGTCAGTACTGCAACAAAGAGTATCCCACCCTGATCAACCTGGCCAATCATATCAAATGTGACCACCAGAAAGAAGCACTAGGCACTGATTTTTCTGATACGCGGTACCCCTGTGATTACTGTACTATGGACTTCGGAAGCGCATCACTGCTATACACCCACGTGAAATTTGTCCATTCTTTGTCTAAGTCTTCACTGAAAGAGGACAATGTGGTGTACTGCCCACAGTGCACTATGGGGTTTCCAACCATGACGTCATTCAACGAACACGCGGAAGAAGTTCATGGGGCGTCAAGCCTCTCCCCAATACCCAGTTCGACGAACAGTGTCTTGAGTTCACTCCTAAACGAAGGAAGCATCAATCTTCCGTTGGAAGAAGGCCTGAGGTACCCATGTCCGTATTGTCCTGAAGGGATGAATCTTTTCTCCAACTTCGACCTGTTGCGAGACCACGTGCAGGAGCAACACGGGACTAGAACACAATGTTCACCAGTTGGAAGTACTCCTCCTGCACACACAGTTACCAACTCAAAGGACGAATCGAAAAAGCCAAGCCCTGGAGAGGcaggaagaaagaagaaaacacagCATTCGGAAGAGAAGAACTCGATAGAGAGAAATGGCTTCTTTTGTTCACAGTGCGATGTCAGCTACCTGACGCTAGAAGCCTTCCAAACTCACCTGAAGACCCATCTTGATATGCTGCTACAGAAGCACCCCTGTCCAAAATGTGGCGTGGAGTTCACCTCGGAGGACCAGATGCTTCAGCACATGTTGGAGCACTTCATGGCAGTCGCCACCGAGTACGGCTGCCAGACTTGTGAGAAGACGTTCGCCAAAGCGGACGACTTGCAGAAGCATCTCTTCGACATCCACGCCCATCACCTGTACCGCTGCTCCCTCTGTAAGGAAATGTTCGACTCCAAAGTCTCCATCCAAGTCCACTTTGCCATCAAGCATAGCAACGAGTGTCGCCTGTACAAATGCACCAAGTGCTGGGGAATGTTCCCTTCCGAGGGTGAGCTGGTGGCCCACATCAAGACGACGCATCTTCACAGCAAGCCCTTCCGTTGCATCTTTTGCCAGGAGGCGTTTAGCTCCGACTTGGAGCTGCAGTGCCACGTGACCACGCACAACAAGCAGTACCAGTGTCACCTGTGCGAGGCCTCCTTCCACGTGCAGTTCCTACTGGAGAAACACGTGCTTGAGAAGCACAGCTGTCCCATGGAAGACGGCAAGAAGGGGGCCAGGAGTGAAGAGGAGTCGGAGTCACAAAGCAGTCCCAGCACGAGTACGAAGAACGACAGCGAGGAAGCGACGGAGAGAGTAAGCCTTGACGAAGACAAGCTGGTCTACAAGTGTGACGTCTGCGACGGAACCTTTACGTCGGAACGGAAGCTGAAGAATCACCGGTGGTCGATCCATAAGTTGAAGCCGCACCACAAGGGGAACAAGGACCTTCTGTTCCGCTTCCACTGCGGCGTGTGCTCAGCTGCCTTCCAGTCCGAGTACGGCCTCAAGAAGCACCTCAACGAAAACCACCAGAACAACACGGCCAGCAAGGTGCTCCTGGAGGGGATGAAAGATTCCCTGTCTACTGGAACCCCTCCACAGGGGTCCATGTGTTTCATCTGCATGCAGATAGTGATGACGGAGGAAGAGTTCGTGCACCACTGCAAGGAACACAACCCGGACATCGCGAACGAAAGTGGCGGGTTCAGATGCGTGATCTGCCTCCAGTTTGTGCCGAACATGGCGGAACTGAACCACCACGCTGCCGTGCATCTGCTTGCAGCAGGACTCGGCTCGCCTACCTCCATGGCGGTGTACATCTGCAGCACCTGTAAACGCGAGTTCACATCACGAGCTCATCTTGTGTCCACCTTAAAGTCGGGGTCGCCACCCACCTACATGTGTACGGAATGTCTCAAGGAGGCCATCGAAGACAATTCCGATGAAAGCCTTATAACCGATGTGTCGCCGAACAGCCCCCGAACTGTTGTCCACTGCTCTAAGTGTGAGCTGAAGTTCGAGACAGAGAGAGAACTGGAGGTACACTTCACATCGTCACACCCGCCCGACAAGTCGTATCAGTGTATCAAGTGTCAGAAGACCTTCGCGACGGAAGTAGAGATCCAGATACACGTGACGACCCACATGATGGAAGAGGGGACCGTCCATGAATGCAGCTTGTGTCGGGGTGTGTACGATTCCCCAGCAAAGTTACAAGCTCACCTCATCGAACACACATTCCCAGATAAGAACTATCAATGCCTGATATGTGGGGGGAGATTCGCCACCGCACAGGACATCCAGAGTCATGCAATAGACCACGGCCCAGATGCAAGAAAGTACCACTGTCCCCATTGTACTTTGACGTTCTTTTTCGAAGCCGAGTTACAGAACCATTTGCTAAGCCATAGCGAGGTCACCCCAGGTAACTTCCAATGCCTCGAGTGCGGACAGATGTTTAACAATAATGTAAATCTAAGTAACCACCTGAAAATTCATGCTTCGAAGGATAAGACCCTGAAGTGCTCGCTGTGCCCGGAAGTGTTCAACTCGACGGGGGAGATGCAGCACCATCACTTCTCCATGCATAGCGAGTCTGATCTTGGGACAGCGAAAAAGTCCTTTAAGTGCAACCAGTGCGACAAGGTCTTCCCCTGCATGAGCAACCTTCAAGGCCACATGCGCATCCACACGCAAGGAAAAAAGTTCCCCTGCCCCGAATGTAGCAAAGTGTTCGCCCTCGCCCGAAATTTGACCATACACATGCGGTCTCACTCGGGGGAGAAACCGTACCAGTGTCCCCTCTGCGAGAAGAGGTTCGCCAGGAAGGAGAACCGCAAGGTCCACCTGAAGTCTCACAGCGGGGTCAAGCCTTTCATGTGTCCGCACTGTGGCAAGATGTTCTCTCGCAAGTGTCACGTCAAGGATCACATGCGCACGCACGCGCTCCCCACCATGCATCAGTGCCCTGCCTGTAGCGAAGCGTTCACGATGGAGAAAAACCTGAAGAGGCACATGAAAAAGGTCCACAAATTAGAGGTGTCAGAAGAAGAGGATCAGGACTGA